Proteins found in one Miscanthus floridulus cultivar M001 chromosome 4, ASM1932011v1, whole genome shotgun sequence genomic segment:
- the LOC136550757 gene encoding probable pyridoxal 5'-phosphate synthase subunit PDX1.1: protein MASDGSGVVTVYGNNGAALLEPSKQPKSAAFSVKVGLAQMLRGGVIMDVVTPEQARIAEEAGACAVMALERVPADIRAQGGVARMSDPGLIRDIKRAVTIPVMAKARIGHFVEAQILEAVGVDYVDESEVLTPADDAHHINKHNFRVPFVCGCRDLGEALRRVREGAAMIRTKGEAGTGNVVEAVRHVRSVMGDVRALRNMDDDEVFAYAKRIAAPYDLVMQTKQLGRLPVVQFAAGGVATPADAALMMQLGCDGVFVGSGIFKSGDPARRARAIVQAVTHYSDPTILADVSAGLGEAMVGINLNDPKVERYAARSE, encoded by the coding sequence ATGGCGTCGGACGGCAGCGGCGTGGTGACGGTGTACGGCAACAACGGCGCGGCGCTGCTGGAGCCCTCGAAGCAGCCCAAGTCGGCGGCTTTCTCCGTCAAGGTAGGGCTCGCGCAGATGCTCCGTGGCGGGGTCATCATGGACGTCGTCACCCCGGAACAGGCCCGCATCGCGGAGGAGGCCGGGGCCTGCGCCGTGATGGCGCTGGAGCGTGTGCCCGCCGACATCCGCGCGCAGGGCGGGGTGGCGCGGATGTCGGACCCGGGCCTCATCCGCGACATCAAGCGCGCCGTCACCATCCCCGTCATGGCGAAAGCCCGCATCGGCCACTTCGTCGAGGCGCAGATCCTGGAGGCCGTCGGCGTCGACTACGTGGACGAGAGCGAGGTCCTCACCCCCGCCGACGACGCGCACCACATCAACAAGCACAACTTCCGCGTGCCCTTCGTCTGCGGGTGCCGCGACCTCGGCGAGGCGCTCCGCAGGGTCCGCGAGGGCGCCGCCATGATCCGCACCAAGGGGGAGGCGGGCACGGGGAACGTCGTCGAGGCCGTGCGCCATGTGCGTTCCGTCATGGGCGACGTCCGCGCGCTCCGGAACATGGATGACGACGAGGTCttcgcctacgccaagcgcatcGCCGCGCCCTACGACCTCGTGATGCAGACCAAGCAGCTGGGTCGGCTCCCCGTCGTGCAGTTCGCGGCGGGGGGCGTGGCCACGCCCGCCGACGCCGCGCTCATGATGCAGCTTGGATGCGACGGCGTCTTCGTCGGCTCGGGAATCTTCAAGAGCGGCGACCCCGCCCGCCGCGCGCGCGCCATCGTCCAGGCTGTCACCCACTACAGCGACCCCACCATCCTGGCTGATGTCAGCGCGGGACTCGGGGAGGCCATGGTCGGCATCAACCTCAACGACCCAAAGGTCGAGCGATACGCCGCCAGATCCGAGTGA
- the LOC136550759 gene encoding uncharacterized protein: MADTVQYRLERMTDELDDLERRGLFTRAELSDVVRKRRDFEYRLRRHSPLRQDFLDYIAYELRLDSLRNLRKRAIIRAAADEDDDEEEPRHEVRSSDDEVGGRKRKKGKSKKWKKSVSDVAGVLRVLDIYRMATVRFKGDLDLWFRYLEFCRDKRHGRMKQVLAQAIRFHPKVPGLWIYAAAWEFDQNLNVAAARALMQSGLRSCPQSEDMWIEYLRMELTYLNKLKARKVALGEDVKTLQKSDNDAGQWKEENKELFMPLNEQGEDPKESGSAGDALEEKEDLFWRQGLLIIQTIYHGAVEALPSSLTLRKKFLEILNSVDLAHSDELKLEVLDDLKRDFSHSEDYWDWFARLQLSNSSNSSNSNRKDALSNKLNRSIQVYDEAVRRLPNTKMYSLYAKFWMDVLYPDREDSITLFQDSEFDASEFTSSILKVYENAESCGCLTEDLACQYISLYLKLERLEEAKTLAEKLCDGPLSNAAKLWSLRASMEINSIATAPGSSPLSKENLSSLFDLFSTVLSKLSVTEAEGLWHMAMKLFFHDKVFFEKLVKIAMLSLSLAGGSDSGASVSSAIVGRYLQRDGMKHARKMYKRLLALPRPSLKFMLYCIELEANLASLGDNGALTNARRLYDSVLDLYPQESEVWRNYYNLELKMGTSESANAVYSRARKVLGDSTALTAPWS; the protein is encoded by the exons atggcggacacggtgcaGTACCGCCTGGAGCGGATGACCGACGAGCTGGACGACCTGGAGCGCCGGGGCCTCTTCACGCGCGCCGAGCTCTCCGACGTCGTCCGCAAGCGCCGCGACTTCGAGtaccgcctccgccgccactcCCCGCTCCGCCAGGACTTCCTCGACTACATCGCCTACGAGCTCCGCCTCGACTCCCTCCGCAACCTCCGCAAGCGCGCCATCATACGCGCCGCCgctgacgaggacgacgacgaggaggagcccCGGCACGAGGTTCGCAGCAGCGACGACGAGGTTGgcgggaggaagaggaagaagggtaAATCcaagaagtggaagaagtccgtCTCCGACGTCGCCGGCGTCCTCCGCGTCCTCGACATCTACCGGATGGCCACCGTCAGGTTCAAGGGCGACCTCGACCTCTGGTTCCGCTACCTCGAGTTCTGCCGCGACAAGCGACACGGCAGGATGAAGCAG GTTCTGGCACAAGCTATTCGCTTCCATCCCAAGGTTCCTGGGCTTTGGATCTACGCGGCAGCATGGGAATTCGATCAGAACCTGAACGTTGCTGCGGCACGTGCACTGATGCAGAGCGGTCTCAGGTCTTGTCCTCAATCAGAGGATATGTGGATCGAGTATCTTCGCATGGAGCTTACCTACCTTAACAAGCTCAAGGCTCGGAAGGTTGCTCTTGGAGAGGATGTCAAGACGCTTCAAAAGAGCGATAACGATGCAGGCCAGTGGAAAGAGGAAAACAAGGAACTGTTCATGCCACTGAACGAACAGGGCGAAGATCCCAAGGAGTCGGGCTCGGCTGGAGATGCTCTGGAGGAGAAGGAAGACCTATTTTGGCGTCAAGGATTGTTAATCATTCAGACCATATATCATGGTGCGGTGGAAGCTCTTCCGTCGAGCTTAACCTTGCGGAAGAAGTTCTTGGAGATATTAAACAGTGTTGACTTGGCACATTCTGATGAGTTGAAACTGGAGGTCCTGGATGACCTTAAGAGAGATTTCTCTCATAGCGAGGACTACTGGGATTGGTTTGCTAGGCTTCAGCTAAGCAACTCGAGCAATTCCAGTAATTCAAATAGAAAGGATGCATTGTCGAATAAGTTGAACAGATCAATTCAG GTGTACGATGAAGCTGTCAGAAGGCTGCCAAATACCAAAATGTACTCGTTGTATGCAAAGTTTTGGATGGATGTGCTATATCCTGACAGAGAAGATTCCATCACATTATTCCAGGATTCTGAATTTGATGCTTCAGAGTTCACTTCATCCATACTTAAAGTTTATGAAAATGCAGAATCATGTGGGTGTCTTACTGAGGATCTTGCTTGCCAATACATATCACTTTACTTGAAACTGGAAAGACTGGAGGAAGCTAAGACTCTTGCAGAAAAGCTTTGTGATGGTCCTCTTTCAAATGCTGCAAAATTGTGGAGCCTGAGAGCTTCTATGGAGATAAATTCGATTGCAACTGCTCCTGGCAGTTCTCCCTTGAGCAAGGAGAACCTGAGCTCTCTATTTGATCTATTTAGCACTGTGCTTTCTAAGTTGTCTGTAACTGAGGCTGAGGGATTGTGGCATATG GCCATGAAATTGTTTTTCCATGATAAGGTCTTCTTCGAGAAGTTGGTGAAGATTGCAATGCTATCATTAAGTTTGGCAGGTGGCAGCGATTCAGGTGCATCTGTTTCTTCTGCTATCGTTGGGAGGTATTTGCAAAGAGATGGTATGAAGCATGCTAGGAAGATGTACAAGAG ATTGCTTGCTTTACCTCGGCCAAGCCTCAAGTTCATGCTGTACTGCATAGAGCTGGAGGCGAACCTTGCATCGCTCGGAGACAATGGCGCCCTCACAAATGCTCGACGGTTATATGATTCAGTGCTCGACCTGTATCCCCAGGAAAGTGAAGTATGGAGAAACTACTACAACCTGGAGCTGAAG ATGGGAACATCAGAGTCTGCCAACGCCGTGTACTCGCGTGCTCGCAAGGTGCTCGGTGACTCCACTGCCCTGACCGCTCCCTGGAGCTAG
- the LOC136550758 gene encoding dirigent protein 1-like: protein MATSTAPVLLLLPLLLSMSAVMTLAADSNGTTHLSFFMHDITSGSNPTAVKVIKGPGSTLTAPTLGMTFGDTTVIDDPLTATSSPTSAELGRMQGIYMLASQSGAALMVCANLLLTSGAHNGSTLAVMGRDDTGEDVREIPVVGGTGTFRMATGYVLWKTPQGINGTDATVQLDVYVTTDGNGVDALAPAPGGDGGGDSSSGGSAGSGGSKSSSGAATARRMTGGWVVAVVVAVVGSPWVW, encoded by the coding sequence atggccaccAGCACCGcgcccgtcctcctcctcctccccctcctcctctccATGTCCGCCGTCATGACGCTGGCGGCGGACAGCAACGGCACCACCCACCTGAGCTTCTTCATGCACGACATCACGTCGGGCAGCAACCCAACGGCGGTGAAGGTGATCAAGGGTCCGGGCTCCACCCTGACGGCCCCGACGCTAGGCATGACGTTCGGCGACACGACGGTGATCGACGACCCGCTGACGGCGACGTCCTCGCCGACGTCCGCGGAGCTGGGCCGCATGCAGGGCATCTACATGCTGGCGTCGCAGTCTGGCGCGGCGCTGATGGTGTGCGCCAACCTGCTGCTCACGTCGGGCGCCCACAACGGGAGCACGCTCGCCGTGATGGGCCGCGACGACACCGGGGAGGATGTGAGGGAGATCCCCGTCGTCGGCGGCACCGGGACGTTCCGGATGGCCACCGGGTACGTGCTGTGGAAGACGCCCCAGGGGATCAACGGCACCGACGCCACCGTCCAGCTCGATGTGTATGTCACCACGGATGGGAACGGCGTCGACGCGCTCGCGCCCGCGCCCGGTGGTGACGGCGGCGGAGACTCGTCGTCCGGAGGGTCGGCGGGGTCAGGAGGGTCCAAGTCCAGCTCCGgtgcggcgacggcgaggaggatGACCGGAGGGTGGGTCGTCGCCGTAGTGGTTGCGGTGGTTGGATCCCCATGGGTTTGGTGA